The proteins below are encoded in one region of Enhydrobacter sp.:
- a CDS encoding ABC transporter permease — MRYVRRLALNGAATVALGYILLPLVFIVWLAFYRQEIPSFPPEGYSLRWFAAIFDQRKFADGFTLSFEVGLIATAIGLVLGVPAALCLARRDFAGSAPLGSLLLMPLIVPGVVLGTAMYVFHVELENALDVDVIGTLAALIAGHVVIVIPWIVRLVTASLAGVDRATEEAAQNLGANRWMTFWRVTLPAIRPGIVAGGLFGFVTSFGNLEMSLFLVGPGRTTLPIVILQYLEWKIDPTIAAVSVVQIALIAAVMLITDRYVRLARVV, encoded by the coding sequence ATGAGATACGTCCGACGCCTGGCGCTGAACGGGGCGGCGACGGTGGCGCTGGGCTATATCCTGCTGCCGCTGGTGTTCATCGTCTGGCTCGCCTTCTACCGCCAGGAGATCCCGTCCTTCCCGCCCGAGGGCTACAGCCTGCGCTGGTTCGCGGCGATCTTCGACCAGCGCAAGTTCGCCGACGGCTTCACCCTCTCGTTCGAGGTCGGCCTGATCGCCACCGCGATCGGGCTGGTGCTGGGCGTGCCGGCGGCGCTCTGCCTGGCGCGCCGCGACTTCGCCGGCAGCGCCCCGCTCGGCAGCCTGCTGCTGATGCCGCTGATCGTGCCCGGCGTGGTGCTGGGCACGGCGATGTACGTCTTCCATGTCGAGCTCGAGAACGCGCTCGATGTCGATGTGATCGGCACCCTGGCCGCGCTGATCGCGGGCCATGTCGTGATCGTCATCCCGTGGATCGTGCGGCTGGTGACGGCGAGCCTCGCCGGCGTCGACCGCGCCACCGAGGAGGCGGCGCAGAATCTCGGCGCCAACCGCTGGATGACCTTCTGGCGCGTCACGCTGCCGGCGATCCGTCCCGGCATCGTGGCGGGCGGCCTGTTCGGCTTCGTGACCTCGTTCGGCAATCTCGAGATGAGCCTGTTCCTGGTTGGGCCGGGCCGCACCACGCTGCCGATCGTGATCCTCCAGTATCTCGAATGGAAGATCGATCCCACGATCGCCGCCGTCTCGGTGGTGCAGATCGCCCTGATCGCGGCGGTGATGCTGATCACCGACCGCTACGTCCGGCTCGCCCGGGTGGTGTGA
- the dctP gene encoding TRAP transporter substrate-binding protein DctP, with translation MSRRFSRRVFFGAATATLVSPAVLRAAEPFKIRCSLDTAPSHPRNQAIVDYFEKLAKASNGEIVGEVFHSGQLFADLHVSKALLQGQVEMAAPGAWVLTGLVPDCDMVQLPYFYGQSSEVTHKATDGKPGAYVGKQVTTKLRTHMLGPWIDLGYQNWYSTKTPLNHFADLKGLKIRSPGGAGISWRIKFAGGIANTTAWPNVPLALSQGTFDAFVSTDESCNSAKLWEAGVKYSYADHQFMGQYMPQIGNATWAKLKPAQQKLMTDLWADHIGEYRKNAAASQLNGRKIMESHGVKFTDPAADELAATRKAMMGDIDALIKDAKLSPEVVKLVKEAIG, from the coding sequence ATGTCCCGTCGCTTTTCGCGCCGCGTTTTCTTTGGCGCTGCAACCGCCACGCTCGTCTCGCCAGCCGTCCTGCGCGCGGCCGAGCCGTTCAAGATCCGCTGCTCGCTGGACACCGCGCCGAGTCATCCGCGCAACCAGGCGATCGTCGACTACTTCGAGAAGCTGGCCAAGGCCTCCAACGGCGAGATCGTCGGCGAGGTGTTCCATTCCGGCCAGCTCTTCGCCGACCTGCACGTCTCCAAGGCGCTGCTGCAGGGGCAGGTCGAGATGGCGGCGCCCGGCGCCTGGGTGCTGACCGGCCTGGTGCCGGACTGCGACATGGTGCAATTGCCCTATTTCTACGGCCAGTCGTCGGAGGTCACCCACAAGGCGACCGACGGCAAGCCCGGCGCCTATGTCGGCAAGCAGGTCACCACCAAGCTCAGGACGCACATGCTGGGGCCGTGGATCGATCTCGGCTATCAGAACTGGTACAGCACCAAGACGCCGCTCAACCATTTCGCCGACCTGAAGGGCCTCAAGATCCGCAGCCCCGGCGGCGCCGGCATCTCCTGGCGCATCAAGTTCGCCGGCGGCATCGCCAACACCACGGCATGGCCCAACGTGCCGCTGGCGCTGAGCCAGGGCACGTTCGACGCCTTCGTCAGCACCGACGAGAGCTGCAACTCGGCCAAGCTGTGGGAGGCCGGGGTCAAATACTCCTATGCCGACCACCAGTTCATGGGCCAGTACATGCCGCAGATCGGCAACGCCACCTGGGCCAAGCTGAAGCCCGCGCAGCAGAAGCTGATGACCGACCTGTGGGCCGATCACATCGGCGAGTACCGCAAGAACGCCGCCGCCTCGCAGCTCAACGGCCGCAAGATCATGGAATCGCACGGCGTCAAGTTCACCGACCCAGCCGCCGACGAGCTGGCGGCGACGCGCAAGGCGATGATGGGCGACATCGATGCGCTCATCAAGGACGCCAAGCTCTCGCCCGAGGTCGTGAAGCTCGTCAAGGAAGCGATCGGCTAG
- a CDS encoding TRAP transporter large permease — MWATLFFVMFFGLLASGMPIFLVLGACAAVLYLFSDQPLIGAAQVVIDSLNSSTLMSLPLFVMAAAFMRQGGVAKALVDLCTAWIGGVRGSLGLVTVVSCTLFAAICGSSVATALAMGTILLPAMLEKGYPRSFALGVIGASGTIGIVIPPSLALILYGIVAEQSVPRLFLAGILPGLLQAAAFFGWVWYTARRNNFPIEPPMPMAVRWKVTVRALPALAVPAIVLFGIYGGIVTVTEAAAIAAAVSMFISLVFYRGFHWTQSLSVIADALKSAGTIMLIVATALVFGHWMTDSGVPAALVKWVVEHKFTTWEFLLAINLLLLVLGCFLEVVATLLLVLPVLAPALIPLGVDPVHFSIIFTHNMEIALVHPPVGLNLYVLATISTAPIGEVIRGILPFLILLLIVLMIITYWPPLTMWLPQLIYGH, encoded by the coding sequence ATGTGGGCGACCCTTTTTTTCGTGATGTTCTTCGGCCTGCTCGCCTCGGGCATGCCGATCTTCCTGGTGCTGGGCGCCTGCGCCGCCGTCCTCTACCTCTTCTCCGACCAGCCGCTGATCGGCGCGGCCCAGGTCGTGATCGATTCGCTCAACTCCTCGACCCTGATGTCGCTGCCGCTGTTCGTGATGGCGGCGGCCTTCATGCGCCAGGGCGGCGTCGCCAAGGCGCTGGTCGATCTCTGCACCGCCTGGATCGGCGGCGTGCGCGGCTCGCTGGGGCTGGTGACGGTCGTCTCCTGCACGCTGTTCGCCGCGATCTGCGGCTCCTCGGTCGCCACCGCGCTCGCCATGGGCACGATCCTGCTGCCGGCCATGCTGGAGAAGGGCTATCCGCGCTCCTTCGCGCTCGGCGTGATCGGCGCCTCGGGCACCATCGGCATCGTGATCCCGCCCAGCCTGGCGCTGATCCTCTACGGCATCGTGGCCGAGCAGTCGGTGCCGCGGCTGTTCCTCGCCGGCATCCTGCCGGGCCTGCTGCAGGCCGCCGCCTTCTTCGGCTGGGTCTGGTACACGGCGCGGCGCAACAACTTCCCGATCGAGCCGCCGATGCCGATGGCCGTCCGCTGGAAGGTCACCGTGCGCGCGCTGCCGGCGCTCGCGGTGCCGGCGATCGTGCTGTTCGGCATCTATGGCGGCATCGTCACCGTGACCGAGGCGGCTGCCATCGCCGCGGCCGTTTCGATGTTCATCAGCCTGGTCTTCTACCGCGGCTTCCACTGGACGCAGTCGCTGTCGGTGATCGCCGACGCGCTGAAGAGCGCCGGCACGATCATGCTGATCGTGGCGACGGCGCTCGTCTTCGGCCACTGGATGACCGATTCGGGCGTGCCGGCCGCGCTCGTGAAATGGGTCGTGGAGCACAAGTTCACGACCTGGGAGTTCCTGCTCGCAATCAACCTGCTGCTGCTGGTCCTGGGCTGCTTCCTCGAGGTGGTGGCGACGCTGCTGCTGGTGCTGCCGGTGCTGGCGCCGGCGCTGATCCCGCTCGGCGTCGACCCGGTGCACTTTTCCATCATCTTCACGCACAACATGGAGATCGCGCTGGTCCATCCGCCGGTCGGCCTCAATCTCTACGTGCTGGCGACCATCTCGACGGCGCCGATCGGCGAGGTGATCCGCGGCATCCTGCCGTTCCTGATCCTGCTGCTGATCGTGCTGATGATCATCACCTACTGGCCGCCCCTCACCATGTGGCTGCCCCAGCTCATCTACGGCCATTGA
- a CDS encoding TRAP transporter small permease: MAPSSVNRGDTLWDRVERTLVGLLGAVAMIVGVVQVVGRYFFPAYAISWAEEVIVYLVVWGVMIISSQLVRTDGHVRPDLVLRLAGPNGQRWMETFNCLVALVFCIGMAWYGFSIAETSWLLDEHSASDFAFPMWIYYASLPAGGLLMTARYAIRLYRYLFRFDPATMTVGHTAEHDLMAPAGGDARSATTD, from the coding sequence GTGGCGCCATCTTCAGTGAACCGCGGCGACACGTTGTGGGACCGCGTCGAGCGGACCCTGGTGGGTTTGCTCGGCGCGGTCGCGATGATCGTCGGCGTCGTCCAGGTCGTGGGGCGCTACTTCTTCCCCGCCTACGCCATAAGCTGGGCCGAGGAGGTGATCGTCTACCTCGTGGTGTGGGGCGTGATGATCATCTCGAGCCAGCTCGTGCGCACCGACGGGCACGTGCGCCCGGACCTCGTGCTGCGTCTCGCCGGACCGAACGGCCAGCGCTGGATGGAGACCTTCAACTGCCTGGTGGCGCTCGTCTTCTGCATCGGCATGGCGTGGTACGGCTTCAGCATCGCCGAGACGTCCTGGCTGCTCGACGAGCACAGCGCCTCGGACTTCGCCTTTCCGATGTGGATCTACTACGCCTCGCTGCCGGCGGGCGGCCTGCTGATGACAGCGCGCTACGCCATTCGGCTCTACCGCTATCTCTTCCGCTTCGACCCGGCGACCATGACGGTGGGCCATACGGCGGAGCACGACCTGATGGCGCCGGCCGGCGGCGACGCCAGGTCGGCGACGACGGACTGA
- a CDS encoding aspartate/glutamate racemase family protein, with translation MANGDPARQAEIFERLVRRLKAAGAAAAAITSMGGHFCVRELEAISPLPILDAIPGIDAALGRLGVKRLGILGTRTVMESRLYGGVRAAEIVAPAGEAMEEVHSAYVEMANAGRVTERQRHIFFRAGHELRRQHDVEAILLGGTDLFLAFAGETPGFRVIDCAELHVDAIFARSTAA, from the coding sequence ATGGCGAACGGGGATCCTGCGCGGCAGGCCGAAATCTTCGAGCGGCTGGTGCGTCGGCTGAAGGCGGCCGGCGCCGCGGCGGCGGCCATCACCTCGATGGGCGGTCACTTCTGCGTGCGCGAGCTCGAAGCGATCTCGCCGCTGCCGATCCTCGATGCCATTCCCGGGATCGATGCCGCCCTCGGCCGGCTCGGCGTCAAGCGCCTCGGCATCCTGGGCACGCGCACCGTCATGGAGAGCCGGCTCTATGGCGGTGTCCGCGCCGCCGAGATCGTGGCGCCCGCGGGCGAGGCGATGGAAGAGGTGCACAGCGCGTACGTCGAGATGGCCAATGCCGGCCGCGTGACCGAGCGGCAGCGGCACATCTTCTTCCGGGCCGGACACGAGCTCCGCCGCCAGCACGACGTCGAGGCGATCCTGCTGGGCGGCACCGACCTCTTCCTGGCCTTCGCCGGCGAGACGCCGGGCTTCCGCGTCATCGACTGCGCCGAGCTCCATGTCGACGCGATCTTCGCCCGGTCGACTGCAGCATGA
- a CDS encoding FAD-binding protein, with translation MAANRRSVLLTGMAATAAQAAAARADSIPSALERRVRCDEPARSAAADDFGHIVHERPTWILQPRSSGDVAAAIRWASQQGLRFAAQGRRHSVYGRAMARDGIVAEMSRLRTIHGLQGDRVVVEAGATWREVLAATLPHGLAPPVVTDYLGLSIGGTLVVGGVGSGTRRHGLQSDNVLEMDVVTGTGHEVTCSARNQAELFDAVRAGLGQVAVVIRATLRLVPAPRQVRRYLLFYANLASMLREQRLLAADGRFDDATGAILARPDGGWQFRLDAARHLADPAGHDDEAVLAGLSDDRSRRQAATLSYFDYLDRLSQLETLLRGNGQWFLPHPWLMTFVGDAGVEAVVGDALARLAPADLGPHGQVSLSAIPRRSITSPLARLPADDLCYAFNLVRIPATDDAREIARLVEDNRAFYGWIREAGGTLYPVSALPMTGDDWRRHFGPAFDRLSAAKRRFDPASLLAPGYPIF, from the coding sequence ATGGCAGCCAATCGCCGAAGCGTCCTGCTCACCGGCATGGCGGCGACCGCCGCCCAGGCGGCCGCGGCGCGCGCGGACAGCATTCCATCGGCACTCGAGAGACGGGTCCGCTGCGATGAGCCGGCACGCAGCGCGGCGGCAGACGATTTCGGGCACATCGTCCACGAACGGCCGACCTGGATCCTGCAGCCACGATCATCGGGCGATGTCGCGGCAGCGATCCGCTGGGCCTCGCAACAAGGCCTCCGCTTCGCGGCCCAGGGACGACGGCATTCGGTCTATGGCCGGGCCATGGCGCGCGACGGCATCGTGGCGGAGATGTCGCGGCTGCGGACGATCCACGGCCTGCAGGGCGACCGGGTCGTCGTCGAGGCCGGCGCGACCTGGCGCGAGGTGCTCGCCGCGACCCTGCCGCACGGACTCGCCCCGCCGGTGGTCACCGACTATCTCGGACTCTCGATCGGCGGCACGCTCGTTGTCGGCGGGGTCGGCAGCGGGACACGACGCCATGGCTTGCAGAGCGACAACGTGCTGGAGATGGACGTGGTCACCGGGACCGGGCACGAGGTCACCTGCTCGGCGCGGAACCAGGCCGAGCTGTTCGACGCGGTCCGCGCCGGGCTCGGCCAGGTCGCCGTCGTCATCCGGGCCACGCTGAGGCTCGTCCCGGCGCCGCGGCAGGTGCGCCGGTATCTGCTGTTCTACGCGAATCTCGCGAGCATGCTGCGCGAGCAGCGCCTGCTGGCCGCCGATGGTCGGTTCGACGACGCGACGGGTGCGATCCTCGCCAGGCCGGACGGCGGCTGGCAATTCCGGCTCGACGCCGCCCGGCATCTCGCGGATCCCGCCGGGCACGACGACGAAGCGGTGCTGGCCGGCCTGTCCGACGACCGCTCACGGCGGCAGGCCGCGACGCTGTCGTATTTCGATTACCTCGATCGGCTCTCCCAGCTCGAGACGCTGCTGCGCGGCAACGGCCAGTGGTTCCTGCCGCATCCCTGGCTGATGACGTTCGTCGGCGATGCCGGGGTGGAGGCGGTCGTCGGTGATGCCCTGGCCAGGCTGGCGCCGGCGGATCTCGGACCGCACGGCCAGGTCTCGCTCTCTGCCATCCCGCGCCGATCGATCACGAGCCCGCTGGCGCGGCTGCCGGCGGACGACCTCTGCTACGCCTTCAACCTGGTCCGCATTCCGGCGACCGACGACGCTCGCGAGATCGCCCGGCTCGTCGAGGACAATCGCGCCTTTTACGGCTGGATCCGCGAAGCGGGCGGCACACTCTATCCGGTGAGCGCATTGCCGATGACAGGCGACGACTGGCGGCGCCATTTCGGGCCGGCCTTCGACCGGCTGAGCGCCGCGAAACGCCGGTTCGATCCGGCCAGCCTGCTCGCACCGGGCTACCCGATTTTCTAG
- a CDS encoding LysR family transcriptional regulator: MIRIDDLDAFVAIIEKGGQTAAARHLRRSVQSVGRSLSALEQDLEVQLVRRTTRQSGPTEAGQAFYRRVKPALADIHEARLETANRQAEPSGLLKVGAPAAFATAFVVPAVRDFMERHPRIEVELQASDRPVDFFAQGLDLAVRIRELPDSGMQARKLGELRVGIVGAPTYFAHRGRPAHPDDLADHDCIVRVLDGEEASWPFRINGRRRLVRVGGRFRTNSMPAIHAATAAGLGLGLTPLWQVRAPIERGDLEVVLEQFESTRIPIHAVWPATRQPALKVRLFADLLAAKVRHGRL, from the coding sequence ATGATCCGCATCGACGACCTCGACGCCTTCGTGGCGATCATCGAGAAGGGCGGGCAGACCGCTGCCGCGCGTCACCTGCGCCGCTCGGTCCAGTCGGTCGGCCGCTCGCTCTCGGCGCTCGAGCAGGATCTGGAGGTCCAGCTCGTGCGCCGCACGACGCGCCAGTCGGGGCCCACCGAGGCCGGGCAGGCCTTCTACCGGCGGGTCAAGCCGGCGCTCGCCGACATCCACGAGGCAAGGCTCGAGACTGCGAACCGGCAAGCCGAGCCGTCCGGCCTCCTGAAGGTCGGCGCACCGGCGGCGTTCGCCACCGCCTTCGTCGTTCCGGCGGTGCGCGACTTCATGGAACGCCATCCGCGCATCGAGGTCGAGCTGCAGGCCTCCGACCGGCCGGTGGATTTCTTCGCCCAAGGGCTCGACCTCGCCGTTCGGATCCGCGAGCTGCCCGACTCCGGCATGCAGGCACGCAAGCTGGGCGAGTTGCGGGTCGGCATCGTCGGCGCGCCGACCTATTTCGCGCACCGCGGCCGCCCGGCCCATCCCGACGACCTGGCGGACCACGACTGCATCGTGCGCGTGCTCGACGGCGAGGAAGCCTCGTGGCCGTTCCGCATCAACGGGCGTCGTCGGCTCGTTCGGGTCGGCGGTCGCTTCCGCACCAACAGCATGCCGGCGATCCATGCTGCGACGGCGGCCGGGCTCGGGCTCGGCCTCACGCCGCTCTGGCAGGTCCGCGCCCCGATCGAGCGCGGCGATCTCGAGGTCGTGCTCGAGCAATTCGAGTCGACGCGGATCCCGATCCATGCCGTCTGGCCGGCAACCCGGCAGCCGGCCTTGAAAGTGCGGCTGTTCGCCGATCTCCTTGCGGCAAAGGTGCGTCACGGCCGGCTTTGA
- a CDS encoding DUF899 domain-containing protein, with protein MSTRIAERTDRPTPHPVVSREHWLAARKALLAREKELTRLGDQIARERRALPWVRMAKTYLFDTPGGPRPLADLFDGHRQLLMQHFMLAPGWEQGCKSCSYMADHTDPALVHLAARDTAFVAVSCAPLAEIERFRKRMGWQFRWVSSHGTDFNRDFGVSFTADEIARGEADYNFGGTPPGEEMPGVSAFYKDDTGEVFHTYSTYGRGVEVMMHTYRLLDLTAKGRDEDALDFTMAWVRHHDRYGNAPAANPATAATSCCGR; from the coding sequence ATGAGCACGAGGATTGCCGAACGGACCGATCGCCCGACGCCCCATCCGGTCGTGAGCCGGGAGCACTGGCTTGCCGCGCGCAAGGCGCTTCTGGCCCGTGAGAAGGAGCTGACACGGCTCGGCGACCAGATCGCGCGCGAACGCCGCGCGCTGCCCTGGGTACGGATGGCGAAGACCTATCTCTTCGACACGCCCGGCGGGCCCCGTCCGCTCGCCGATCTGTTCGACGGCCACCGCCAGCTCCTGATGCAGCATTTCATGCTGGCGCCGGGATGGGAGCAGGGCTGCAAGAGCTGCTCCTACATGGCGGACCATACCGATCCCGCCCTCGTTCACCTGGCAGCGCGCGATACGGCCTTCGTCGCGGTCTCGTGTGCGCCGCTGGCCGAGATCGAGCGCTTCCGCAAGCGCATGGGCTGGCAGTTCAGGTGGGTGTCCTCGCACGGCACCGACTTCAACCGCGATTTCGGCGTCAGCTTCACGGCCGACGAGATCGCCCGCGGCGAGGCCGACTACAATTTCGGCGGCACGCCGCCGGGCGAGGAGATGCCCGGCGTCAGCGCCTTCTACAAGGACGACACGGGCGAGGTCTTCCACACCTACTCGACGTACGGCCGCGGCGTGGAGGTGATGATGCACACCTACCGGCTGCTCGACCTCACCGCCAAGGGCCGCGACGAGGACGCGCTGGATTTCACCATGGCGTGGGTACGCCATCACGACCGCTACGGGAACGCGCCGGCCGCCAACCCCGCGACCGCAGCCACCTCATGCTGTGGCCGGTGA
- a CDS encoding ABC transporter permease has protein sequence MTTRREGLTAAALIGPATIFVAVSLFGPLAILFRYSLNDFDKATKTMIAALTPANYLRFFTDPYYTSALATTVEVALLSTAVCLVLGFPLAYVVARTQSRFKHLLIIAIVLPLFVGNAVRAAGWMVIFGNKGFVNVGLAWLGLTDRPIEIMFTEKAVIIGIIAVTLPFMVLSLQSVIEGVDRAVEEAAFSLGAPPLAMFRRVLWPLALPGVLAGTILTFILCMNAYATPYLLGGPVFKMMAPLVYNTFTQQANWPFGGAIAFVLMAVTLTLTVAANLLIQRRTRS, from the coding sequence ATGACGACGCGGCGGGAAGGTCTCACGGCGGCGGCGCTGATCGGACCGGCGACGATCTTCGTCGCGGTGAGCCTGTTCGGGCCGCTCGCCATCCTGTTCCGCTACAGCCTGAACGATTTCGACAAGGCGACGAAGACGATGATCGCGGCGCTCACGCCCGCGAACTACCTGCGCTTCTTCACCGACCCCTACTACACCTCCGCGCTCGCGACCACGGTCGAGGTGGCGCTGCTCTCGACGGCGGTCTGCCTGGTGCTGGGCTTTCCGCTGGCCTATGTCGTGGCGCGCACGCAGAGCCGCTTCAAGCACCTGCTGATCATCGCCATCGTCCTGCCGCTGTTCGTCGGCAACGCGGTGCGCGCGGCGGGCTGGATGGTGATCTTCGGCAACAAGGGCTTCGTCAATGTCGGCCTCGCCTGGCTCGGCCTGACCGACCGGCCGATCGAGATCATGTTCACCGAGAAGGCGGTGATCATCGGCATCATTGCCGTCACGCTGCCGTTCATGGTGCTGTCGCTGCAGAGCGTCATCGAGGGCGTCGACCGCGCGGTCGAGGAGGCTGCCTTCAGCCTCGGCGCGCCGCCCCTCGCCATGTTCCGCCGCGTGCTGTGGCCGCTCGCGCTGCCCGGCGTGCTGGCCGGCACGATCCTCACCTTCATCCTCTGCATGAACGCCTACGCCACGCCCTACCTGCTGGGCGGCCCGGTGTTCAAGATGATGGCGCCGCTGGTCTACAACACCTTTACCCAGCAGGCGAACTGGCCGTTCGGCGGCGCCATCGCCTTCGTCCTGATGGCCGTGACGCTCACCCTGACCGTCGCGGCCAACCTCCTGATCCAGCGCCGGACCCGAAGTTAG
- a CDS encoding extracellular solute-binding protein — MSDRFTLRRRSLLGGAAALAAGAALPARAESKRIIVGTWGGDYSRLLAKNIEKPLLEPKGWEVIKDEANDPPRRAKMLAEKSLRRGSTDIQGLSAANMYDVNQQGLVEQLDYSKIPNAKNLIPAMKYPYGIGQIYSGKVILYNPRIIKTPPESFAETLDPKMGDKLGIIDIQYQYTLVAAGMASGGSPSNIEPGKARLIACRKAGARIYPSNEAFAQAMKTEEIAVGIMWKARAVQWQNAGINIETVAAKEGVPMYISGFAMPKNAPDKEGAYAYLDAMLAPSAQEAFAVDMGYNPTVTNAHVPPEVQKRIGFTPEEQKRLVDLDYGYLAKNDVAFQEWWNKTFKA, encoded by the coding sequence ATGTCCGACCGTTTCACGCTCCGCCGCCGCAGCCTGCTGGGAGGGGCGGCCGCGCTGGCCGCCGGCGCGGCCCTGCCCGCGCGCGCCGAGAGCAAGCGCATCATCGTCGGCACCTGGGGCGGCGATTATTCGCGGCTGCTGGCCAAGAACATCGAGAAGCCGCTGCTCGAGCCCAAGGGCTGGGAGGTGATCAAGGACGAGGCCAACGATCCGCCGCGCCGCGCCAAGATGCTGGCCGAGAAGTCGCTGCGCCGCGGCAGCACCGACATCCAGGGCCTGTCGGCCGCCAACATGTACGACGTCAACCAGCAGGGGCTGGTCGAGCAGCTCGACTACTCGAAGATCCCCAACGCCAAGAACCTCATCCCGGCGATGAAGTATCCCTACGGCATCGGCCAGATCTATTCGGGCAAGGTGATCCTCTACAATCCGCGCATCATCAAGACGCCGCCCGAGAGCTTCGCCGAGACGCTCGATCCCAAGATGGGCGACAAGCTCGGCATCATCGACATCCAGTACCAGTACACGCTGGTCGCCGCCGGCATGGCCTCGGGCGGCTCGCCCTCCAACATCGAGCCCGGCAAGGCGCGCCTGATCGCCTGCCGGAAGGCCGGCGCGCGCATCTATCCCAGCAACGAGGCGTTCGCCCAGGCGATGAAGACCGAGGAGATCGCCGTCGGCATCATGTGGAAGGCGCGCGCCGTGCAGTGGCAGAACGCCGGCATCAACATCGAGACGGTGGCGGCCAAGGAAGGCGTGCCGATGTACATCTCCGGCTTCGCCATGCCGAAGAACGCGCCCGACAAGGAAGGCGCCTACGCCTATCTCGACGCCATGCTGGCGCCCTCGGCGCAGGAGGCCTTCGCGGTCGACATGGGCTACAACCCGACCGTGACCAACGCGCACGTTCCGCCCGAGGTGCAGAAGCGGATCGGCTTCACGCCCGAGGAGCAGAAGCGGCTGGTCGATCTCGACTACGGCTATCTCGCCAAGAACGACGTCGCCTTCCAGGAATGGTGGAACAAGACCTTCAAGGCCTAG
- a CDS encoding ABC transporter ATP-binding protein produces MAQLDIEELARRYGDFYAVRDVSLQVADGEFLVLLGPSGCGKTTTLRMVAGFVEPSAGRVRLAGREVTLLPPWKRNTGMVFQSYALFPHLTVAQNVAFGLEMRKLARAEIGKRVAEALALVRLSGFDGRLPRQLSGGQQQRVALARALAIRPDVLLLDEPLSNLDAKLRQEVRVEIRELQQKLGLTTVMVTHDQEEALTMADRLVVMSEGSVRQIGTQRDLYERPADRFVADFVGRSSFLEGVVEAPGRFRTDGGLSLACAGGAPGRGALAVRPERVGIAATPWSGLDNSLQGTVEFVSYLGALIDIHVRLSPRDRLIVHVANREDGFTPEVGQPVHVGWPAGAGRVFNE; encoded by the coding sequence ATGGCTCAGCTCGACATCGAGGAGCTGGCGCGGCGCTACGGCGACTTCTACGCCGTGCGCGACGTCTCGCTGCAGGTGGCCGACGGCGAGTTCCTGGTGCTGCTGGGCCCGTCGGGCTGCGGCAAGACCACGACCTTGCGCATGGTGGCGGGCTTCGTCGAGCCCAGCGCCGGCCGGGTCAGGCTCGCCGGCCGCGAGGTGACGCTGCTGCCGCCGTGGAAGCGCAACACCGGCATGGTGTTCCAGAGCTACGCCCTGTTCCCGCACCTCACCGTGGCGCAGAACGTCGCCTTCGGTCTCGAGATGCGCAAGCTCGCCAGGGCCGAGATCGGCAAGCGCGTCGCCGAGGCGCTGGCGCTGGTGCGGCTCTCGGGCTTCGACGGCCGCCTGCCGCGCCAGCTCTCGGGCGGCCAGCAGCAGCGCGTGGCGCTCGCCCGCGCGCTTGCCATCCGGCCCGACGTGCTGCTGCTCGACGAGCCGCTCTCCAACCTCGACGCCAAGCTGCGCCAGGAGGTGCGGGTCGAGATCCGCGAATTGCAGCAGAAGCTCGGCCTCACCACGGTGATGGTGACGCACGACCAGGAGGAGGCGCTCACCATGGCCGACCGGCTGGTGGTGATGAGCGAGGGCTCGGTGCGCCAGATCGGCACCCAGCGCGACCTCTACGAGCGCCCGGCCGACCGCTTCGTGGCCGACTTCGTGGGCCGCAGCAGCTTCCTCGAGGGCGTCGTGGAGGCGCCCGGCCGGTTCCGCACCGACGGCGGCCTCTCGCTCGCCTGCGCCGGCGGCGCGCCCGGCCGCGGCGCCTTGGCGGTGCGGCCCGAGCGTGTCGGCATTGCCGCAACCCCGTGGAGCGGGCTGGACAACAGCCTGCAAGGCACGGTGGAATTCGTCTCCTATCTCGGCGCGCTGATCGACATCCATGTGCGCCTCTCGCCCCGCGACCGGCTGATCGTGCATGTCGCCAATCGCGAGGACGGCTTCACGCCGGAGGTCGGCCAGCCGGTCCATGTCGGCTGGCCGGCGGGCGCCGGCCGGGTGTTCAACGAGTAA